A genomic segment from Bubalus bubalis isolate 160015118507 breed Murrah chromosome 5, NDDB_SH_1, whole genome shotgun sequence encodes:
- the LOC123465764 gene encoding olfactory receptor 8B3-like produces the protein MAPGNKSFVTQFILMGLTDQPDLQLPLFFLFLGMYTVTVMGNLGLIILILLNSHLHTPMYFFLFNLSFIDLCYSSVFTPKMLINFTSKKNIISYMGCMAQLYFFCFFVNSECYVLTSMAYDRYVAICNPLLYNIVMSPKVCSSLMLGSYLMAFSGAMAHTGCMLRLTFCDANTINHYFCDILPLLQLSCTSSFINQLVVFFVAGINIIVPSIAIFVSYGLIFSNIFHISSMEGRSKALSTCSSHIIAVSLFFGSMSFMCLKPSSAGSMDERRISSVFYTNVVAMMNPLIYSFRNKDVKTALRKTVSGIQIRNSVFLCRYSKYRKILFSIIIILLVSSYVISFLSYSRNLRLNLFILIIQEHFSPYSSFA, from the coding sequence ATGGCTCCTGGAAATAAGTCTTTTGTGACTCAGTTCATTTTGATGGGATTAACAGACCAACCAGATCTCCAGCTCCCCTTGTTCTTCCTGTTCCTAGGAATGTATACAGTCACTGTGATGGGGAATTTGGGTTTGATAATCttaattttgctaaattcacacctacacacccccatgtactttttcctctttaACTTGTCCTTCATAGACCTCTGTTATTCTTCAGTGTTTACACCCAAAATGCTGATTAACTTCACATCAAAGAAGAATATTATTTCTTACATGGGGTGCATGGCTCAGCTCtacttcttctgtttttttgtcAATTCTGAATGCTATGTGCTGACATCAATGGcttatgaccgctatgtggccatctgtaaccCACTCTTGTATAATATTGTTATGTCCCCTAAAGTGTGTTCCAGCCTTATGCTTGGTTCCTATTTGATGGCATTTTCTGGTGCCATGGCTCACACTGGATGCATGCTGAGACTGACCTTCTGTGATGCAAACACCATCAACCATTATTTCTGTGACAtcctccctctgctccagctCTCCTGCACAAGTAGCTTCATCAATCAGCTTGTAGTTTTCTTCGTGGCAGGCATCAATATAATTGTGCCCAGTATTGCCATCTTTGTCTCTTATGGTCTCATTTTCTCCAACATCTTTCATATCAGCTCCATGGAAGGCAGGTCCAAAGCCCTAAGCACCTGCAGTTCTCACATAATTGCTGTTTCTCTGTTCTTTGGGTCAATGTCATTTATGTGTCTCAAACCATCTTCTGCTGGGTCTATGGATGAGAGAAGAATCTCTTCTGTCTTTTACACCAATGTGGTTGCTATGATGAACCCCTTAATCTACAGCTTTAGAAATAAAGATGTGAAAACAGCTCTGAGAAAAACTGTAAGTGGAATTCAGATTAGAAACAGTGTCTTTTTGTGCAGATATTCAAAGTATAGGAAGATTCTCTTttcaattataataattttattagtatcttcttatgttatttcatttttatcatattcCAGAAATTTGAGACTTAACTTATTTATACTTATCATACAGGAGCACTTCTCTCCTTATTCATCATTTGCataa